In a single window of the Spodoptera frugiperda isolate SF20-4 chromosome 19, AGI-APGP_CSIRO_Sfru_2.0, whole genome shotgun sequence genome:
- the LOC126911816 gene encoding exopolyphosphatase PRUNE1-like isoform X1, with product MEEYIGSTLTKLKTKQYSELTIVIGNESCDLDSAVSCLVFANFLYWQHNEMKCKVCTKEYRDGSMEYKDEIFLPILNVDRNDFPLKTEVAFLFREKGINVGDLVYRDDYDLPQLLKSTKSKVVLVDHHVLANKDKFLAEYVTEIIDHRPIDKSEWTYKPDTRTTIETVGSCCTLVAQRIKDLSSLMAKDVQYFNAYPVCSEMLHATIILDTVNFSKEVNKGTPHDEEMILFLENLLKPTDCKAEREKQLNTLLAARTDVSQLSAAQLLRKDVKIVGNVLVPSFPILVEEFLNRPEALKAVSEALTQTNCDVALLLGMDLSEGLKRDIAVFSSSNPQKAVLLSKFLEDYNSPSLGLSPHQLSTAPECRYYRQRNLSASRKQYMPALHRFRAVL from the exons atggaAGAATATATCGGTTCAACTCTTACAAAATTG aaaacaaaacaatacagcGAATTAACAATAGTTATTGGCAATGAAAGCTGTGATCTAGACTCGGCAGTCAGCTGCCTAGTTTTTGCCAATTTTTTATACTGGCAAcacaatgaaatgaaatgtaagGTTTGCACCAAGGAGTATAGAGATGGGTCTATGGAATACAAGGATGAAATATTTCTGCCAATATTAAATGTTGATAGAAATGATTTTCCTTTGAAAACTGAAGTTGCTTTCTTGTTTCGTGAAAAAGGGATTAATGTGGGTGATTTGGTATACAG ggACGATTACGACTTACCTCAGTTACTGAAGAGTACAAAATCGAAGGTAGTGTTAGTGGATCATCACGTTTTGGCGAACAAAGACAAGTTCTTAGCCGAGTATGTCACCGAGATCATTGATCACAG GCCAATAGATAAATCCGAATGGACCTACAAGCCGGATACTCGCACCACGATAGAGACTGTCGGCTCCTGCTGCACACTGGTGGCGCAGCGGATAAAGGATCTCAGCTCCCTGATGGCTAAAGATGTTCAGTACTTCAATGCCTACCCGGTCTGCAGTGAGATGTTGCATG cAACAATAATACTGGATACAGTGAATTTCTCTAAAGAAGTGAATAAGGGGACGCCGCATGATGAAGAGATGATATTGTTCCTCGAAAATCTTCTGAAGCCAACTGATTGCAAAGCAGAGAG GGAAAAGCAACTGAACACATTACTAGCAGCGAGGACGGACGTCTCGCAGCTGTCTGCGGCCCAGCTGTTGAGGAAAGATGTGAAGATTGTCGGAAATGTGCTCGTGCCTAGTTTTCCTATATTGGTGGAG GAGTTCCTAAATCGTCCTGAAGCTTTAAAGGCAGTGTCTGAAGCCCTGACTCAAACTAACTGTGACGTCGCTCTTCTCCTGGGTATGGATTTAAGTGAAGGCCTGAAGAGGGATATCGCTGTCTTCTCCAGTAGTAATCCACAAAAAGCTGTGTTG TTAAGTAAATTCCTGGAAGACTACAACTCCCCCTCCCTAGGCCTGTCCCCCCACCAGCTGTCCACCGCGCCGGAGTGCCGCTACTACCGGCAGCGGAACCTCAGCGCGTCCCGCAAGCAGTACATGCCGGCGCTGCACCGGTTCCGTGCAGTCTTGTGA
- the LOC126911816 gene encoding exopolyphosphatase PRUNE1-like isoform X2: MKCKVCTKEYRDGSMEYKDEIFLPILNVDRNDFPLKTEVAFLFREKGINVGDLVYRDDYDLPQLLKSTKSKVVLVDHHVLANKDKFLAEYVTEIIDHRPIDKSEWTYKPDTRTTIETVGSCCTLVAQRIKDLSSLMAKDVQYFNAYPVCSEMLHATIILDTVNFSKEVNKGTPHDEEMILFLENLLKPTDCKAEREKQLNTLLAARTDVSQLSAAQLLRKDVKIVGNVLVPSFPILVEEFLNRPEALKAVSEALTQTNCDVALLLGMDLSEGLKRDIAVFSSSNPQKAVLLSKFLEDYNSPSLGLSPHQLSTAPECRYYRQRNLSASRKQYMPALHRFRAVL, encoded by the exons atgaaatgtaagGTTTGCACCAAGGAGTATAGAGATGGGTCTATGGAATACAAGGATGAAATATTTCTGCCAATATTAAATGTTGATAGAAATGATTTTCCTTTGAAAACTGAAGTTGCTTTCTTGTTTCGTGAAAAAGGGATTAATGTGGGTGATTTGGTATACAG ggACGATTACGACTTACCTCAGTTACTGAAGAGTACAAAATCGAAGGTAGTGTTAGTGGATCATCACGTTTTGGCGAACAAAGACAAGTTCTTAGCCGAGTATGTCACCGAGATCATTGATCACAG GCCAATAGATAAATCCGAATGGACCTACAAGCCGGATACTCGCACCACGATAGAGACTGTCGGCTCCTGCTGCACACTGGTGGCGCAGCGGATAAAGGATCTCAGCTCCCTGATGGCTAAAGATGTTCAGTACTTCAATGCCTACCCGGTCTGCAGTGAGATGTTGCATG cAACAATAATACTGGATACAGTGAATTTCTCTAAAGAAGTGAATAAGGGGACGCCGCATGATGAAGAGATGATATTGTTCCTCGAAAATCTTCTGAAGCCAACTGATTGCAAAGCAGAGAG GGAAAAGCAACTGAACACATTACTAGCAGCGAGGACGGACGTCTCGCAGCTGTCTGCGGCCCAGCTGTTGAGGAAAGATGTGAAGATTGTCGGAAATGTGCTCGTGCCTAGTTTTCCTATATTGGTGGAG GAGTTCCTAAATCGTCCTGAAGCTTTAAAGGCAGTGTCTGAAGCCCTGACTCAAACTAACTGTGACGTCGCTCTTCTCCTGGGTATGGATTTAAGTGAAGGCCTGAAGAGGGATATCGCTGTCTTCTCCAGTAGTAATCCACAAAAAGCTGTGTTG TTAAGTAAATTCCTGGAAGACTACAACTCCCCCTCCCTAGGCCTGTCCCCCCACCAGCTGTCCACCGCGCCGGAGTGCCGCTACTACCGGCAGCGGAACCTCAGCGCGTCCCGCAAGCAGTACATGCCGGCGCTGCACCGGTTCCGTGCAGTCTTGTGA